In the Arachis ipaensis cultivar K30076 chromosome B10, Araip1.1, whole genome shotgun sequence genome, one interval contains:
- the LOC107622930 gene encoding protein SDA1 homolog, translated as MSSPGHGASSAVQVAEQFLSAGRSSEKLSLSTLQSKMKCDPEGYVSQLLRLCDQFNSSLVLFEQQAAMNFASITGIGGDPTVAKDLGDKAMFLAHVTPFYPKHLKDFPQKLASLIRCASRNLPSGLRCRLAQALILLVNRKIVDIGETLSLFMELQTLGDRTLKKLAFDHVIHSIKRMNQKHKNQAKNRALQNVLFSMLQEEDEVRAKRALVTLCELHRRKDWFDERTANAICGACFHPAPRIMKAALSFLLDYEKIENDSDSDNSDSEDETKESPQVILSKETIYKAHHQGTAASKKKKKAKLERAMRSIKRKQRLSTERNNNSYYSPLNHLQDAQGFAEKLLSRLHKCNEKFEVKLMLMKLIARTVGLHRLILLDFYRFLQKYIQPRQQDITNLLAAVVQACHDMVPPNEVEPLFYQIVNEFIHDRSRPEAMTVGLNAVREICMRMPLLMNEDLLRDLALHKKSHEKGVSIAARSLIGLFREVNPLLLVKKDRGRPMDAKARPKSYGEVSAATDVPGAEFLPIVHNEDDQEGSDSDDSVGSGFDNDQENDLMTINDDDEISSDTKTGESDEEDDLEDMEDDLEDMEDDLEDSEQDDEEDGEVSEQEDDDVHTSCDDESVGANSRKKDSAKKRKIADFDDQLLAADTSLRALKKLAGTTMGHAPLPESTDGILSNEDFKRIKELKEKHEARNTFAQHGLARSAIIKVPDSDRLSLKRVDGATLEVHVKKRQSKEEKLALIKAGREDRGTYHSKTAVKQKKTGGLSNRQKEHKKKMPVAAKRSKIAKSRVEKKKKNQRAGKQFRGRKAWK; from the exons ATGTCTTCTCCCGGCCACGGCGCCTCCTCCGCCGTGCAGGTGGCGGAGCAATTCTTATCCGCTGGTCGGAGCTCCGAGAAGCTGAGCCTTTCAACACTCCAATCGAAGATGAAGTGTGACCCGGAAGGCTACGTATCGCAGCTCCTTCGACTCTGCGACCAGTTCAATTCCTCCCTCGTGCTCTTCGAGCAACAAGCCGCCATGAACTTCGCCTCCATCACCGGCATCGGTGGCGACCCCACCGTTGCCAAAGACCTCGGCGATAAGGCAATGTTCCTCGCACACGTCACCCCTTTCTACCCCAAACACCTCAAAGATTTCCCCCAAAAACTCGCCAGTTTGATCCGTTGCGCCTCCCGCAATCTCCCGTCGGGGCTCCGCTGCCGCCTCGCTCAAGCTCTAATTCTCCTCGTTAATCGGAAG ATTGTTGATATTGGCGAAACTCTGTCGTTGTTCATGGAGCTTCAAACCTTAGGTGACAGGACATTGAAGAAGCTGGCATTTGATCACGTCATTCACAGTATTAAGCGCATGAACCAGAAGCATAAGAACCAAGCGAAGAACCGGGCTCTGCAAAATGTCTTGTTTTCAATGTTGCAG gaagaggatgaagtgCGAGCTAAGAGAGCGCTCGTGACACTGTGTGAACTTCACAGAAGAAAAGACTGGTTTGACGAGAGAACAGCTAATGCAATTTGCGGTGCTTGTTTCCATCCAGCACCAAG GATCATGAAAGCGGCTTTATCGTTTCTACTAGATTATGAGAAGATTGAAAATGATTCAGACAGTGACAATTCAGACAGCGAAGATGAAACCAAGGAGTCTCCTCAAGTCATCCTTAGTAAGGAGACAATTTATAAG GCACACCACCAAGGAACAGCAgctagcaaaaagaaaaagaaagccaaACTAGAACGTGCCATGCGCAGCATCAAAAGGAAGCAACGTTTGTCAACTGAGAGGAACAATAACAGTTATTATTCACCACTTAACCATCTGCAAGATGCACAG GGTTTCGCTGAGAAGCTGTTGTCACGTTTACACAAATGTAATGAAAAATTTGAG GTTAAGCTGATGTTGATGAAATTGATTGCTCGAACTGTTGGGCTTCACCGGTTAATTTTGTTAGACTTCTATCGATTTCTTCAGAAATATATTCAG CCACGTCAACAAGATATTACGAATTTGCTTGCTGCAGTGGTTCAGGCTTGCCATGACATG GTTCCTCCTAATGAAGTTGAGCCCTTGTTCTATCAAATAGTAAATGAGTTTATACATGATCGCTCTCGTCCTGAG GCTATGACTGTTGGACTAAATGCAGTCCGGGAAATATGTATGCGGATGCCATTG TTAATGAATGAAGACTTATTACGAGACCTTGCTCTGCATAAGAAATCACATGAGAAGGGAGTTTCAATAGCAGCTCGATCTCTGATTGGCTTATTCAGGGAG GTTAACCCTTTATTGTTAGTTAAGAAGGATCGTGGCCGGCCTATGGACGCCAAGGCAAGACCAAAATCATATGGAGAAGTTAGTGCTGCAACTGATGTTCCCGGTGCTGAGTTCTTGCCCATTGTACACAATGAGGATGATCAGGAGGGTAGTGATTCCGATGATTCTGTAGGCAGTGGCTTTGACAATGACCAGGAAAATGATCTGATGactatcaatgatgatgatgagataaGTTCTGATACCAAGACTGGTGAGAGTGATGAGGAGGATGATCTTGAAGATATGGAGGATGATCTTGAAGATATGGAGGATGACCTTGAAGACAGTGAACAGGATGACGAAGAGGATGGTGAGGTTTCCGAACAGGAAGATGATGATGTGCACACTTCTTGTGATGATGAAAGTGTAGGTGCAAATAGTAGAAAGAAAGACTcagcaaagaaaagaaagattgCTGATTTTGATGATCAGCTTTTAGCTGCTGATACAAGTCTCCGGGCCTTGAAGAAATTGGCAGGGACAACAATGGGGCATGCACCCCTTCCAGAATCTACAGATGGTATTCTATCCAATGAGGACTTCAAGAGGATCAAGGAACTAaag GAAAAACATGAAGCAAGAAACACATTTGCTCAGCATGGGCTAGCACGTTCGGCAATAATTAAGGTTCCAGATTCTGATAGACTAAGTTTGAAGCGAGTAGATGGCGCGACGCTTGAA GTTCATGTGAAGAAAAGGCAAAGCAAGGAAGAAAAGTTGGCATTGATTAAAGCAGGAAGAGAGGATAGAGGAACATACCATTCTAAAACAGCTGTAAAGCAGAAAAAG ACGGGTGGACTAAGCAACCGtcagaaggaacacaagaagaaAATGCCAGTGGCTGCAAAGAGAAGCAAGATCGCAAAATCTCgtgtagagaagaagaaaaagaatcagCGAGCAGGGAAACAGTTCCGAGGAAGGAAAGCATGGAAATGA
- the LOC110268323 gene encoding uncharacterized protein LOC110268323 produces MRFGVLAHVPEMNVSNTLLKELLDRFDEERGCLKTLQGRIYITLRKVVAALGITNGGNLFPEKVDSNKLNPADKKIFDSVKNIFLATLVRNVLDMSVEGKENGKKFKRTFVVFIQKCFLLPNGKCGLPNPQATDLLCGQH; encoded by the exons ATGAGATTTGGTGTCCTGGCACATGTGCCAGAAATGAACGTCTCTAATACACTGTTGAAAGAATTGCTTGATCGGTTTGATGAAGAGAGAGGATGCCTGAAAACTCTACAGGGGAGAATATACATAACTCTTCGGAAAGTAGTAGCTGCCCTCGGCATAACCAACGGAG ggaatctttttcctgaaaaggttgatTCCAACAAGCTGAATCCAGCAGACAAGAAAATATTTGACAgtgtcaaaaatattttcttggcGACTTTGGTAAGGAATGTGCTGGATATGAGTGTAGAAGGGAAGGAGAACGGGAAAAAATTCAAGAGGACTTTTGTTGTCTTCATACAAAAGTGCTTCTTGCTCCCCAACGGTAAGTGTGGCCTCCCCAATCCACAAGCCACCGATCTTTTATGTGGACAACATTAG